The nucleotide sequence gtacacgaatttatttttaatcttcgcatggatccggtggcatgggacttcgaggtttccgcagtgcaaaaagtggtttttgcagctcgaaagtcccaacagtggtatcatagCCACGTGCGAAAGCGTGTACgagtttcatttttatttttatgaaaaacattcagatctgtaagtttctgtatatttacaatttttatagattttatgggtatttttctcgtataggcgaagcaacaagtgtttggacacttgtagacttcgactaccgagaaaacctttctgaaacggcaaggtttcacccaaatcattttgggacagcggcttaaggcgctgtaagatcatcgtaggacactcgtgatattcatttcacgagtaggggtgctgcccctaaccccgcaaggggcattgtcccgcgatcgtgcCCGAAAATTGCTAAATAGGACCGCCGGTAAATtttgactcataaaattgtaatagtagtaaaaattatagaaatttatggaaaatatataatttagaattatgtataattttgtgatggtcatggcccaaaaccccaattCGATTGGAAAAATTGTATTgtaatcactacaagaaaaaccctcatagacatcagtggaacaacagcggttttaagcaaaaattgatgtctttgagtattttacaccggttttttcagaacccggtgtctataagcgcagattttcgctcatggacatcggttttttaagctgatgtctatgagcgccttttttcgttaatagacaccgattttaacagctgtttttaaaacccggtgtctatgataaaataaaataatttaattttcccactggtacttagccgaaatttgcaacacttcactcttccctccaaacctaaacctatatcgcgccgtccaccgtataccatcgcgacgccaccaccactttcctcctcgcctcatctccctcttccccttcctagatctgcGAAAGATGGCATCTTTTTCATGGACGGAGGAGGATGTGCTGCGGTAGCAAGCGTTTCGCCAAGGAGCTCGCCTCCGCCTTGCCGTTTTCCGACCTCCACCACGCAATCCAATCAGCCCGTGGGATCTGGTTCAACAAGGTCGCACCCTTCTTCTTCCATAATTCTATCTTTATATTTGCTTTTGTTTTCTTTAATCCGAATCTCTTATTTCTGCCCCGTTGTTGTTTTGGTGTTCTCGTGGAGACCTCCCTACGCGTCTTCCGCCGCCCCCTTCTTCTTGTAGCCGCAGCAGATTCATTGTGACCCCATCATCGAACACTTCCTCCTCCTTCTGCCTCATCACCGCAGAGCTCGCCATTGGACGCGGAGGTAAATACACCGTTTCAGCGGGCTTCATCATGCTCTGCCCTCCTATTTCCATCATTCGCCCACTGCTCGGCACGATGTTGCCGGACAAAGTATACGGATTCACAAGCGATTGAATTGGATTACCTGTAGGAAAATTTCCGGACGCCATGGTCGAGTCGGGGAAGTAATTCACGAAGCCAGCGGATGCCTTACACTTCTGCCAAGAGTAAAAGTCGGTGCTATCCGCGAAATTGCGGAAGTAGGAAGTCACCGGTGAGTTGTTCGACGAAATGTCACCGTATTCCGGGCAGTAGATCGAGAAGGCACTCCTGCTCAGGTTGCTGTGATCGTTCTCCTGCGTGTGATGTGAGAATGAATTTATGTTTCCAGGCACGGATTTTAGATTCGGAAGTGAGGTGAGGAAGCTTGGCTCGGGGGCCGGCGACAGCATATGCTCTTGTTGCTGAGTCTGGAAGAGATTCGTCGGCGTCTTCATCACCAGACCGGAGAAGTACGAGGGCAAGGGAGCGATTGCGGTGGAATTCATCAACCCCACCTTCTGCAACAAGGTTGACCCGGATGAGGATCCGGAGATCACTGGAGCTTGGAATTGCTGGCTTGTGTTGTTGTTCATGAAAGATAAGCTTCCGAGCATTGGGATGGCGGTGCTGGGGTTACTCTTCTGCCCAGTCTCAGTTAGGGAGGCCGATGTGTTATCCAAGAAATCATTTTTAGCTGTGGAATTTGCTTGGACAGATGCCTTTTCCCCTGTTCCATAGAGACACATGTTTGTCAAAGAACGATTTGTCGACCCAAAGCCAGCTGATTTCTCTGTCGAATTCATCAAGGAAAAGGAAGAACCCAGACATAAATCGATGACCGAGCCATTCTCTACTCTCAATCCGTCGATGTTATGAGCCGATTTCTTGCGGCGCGATGGGGTGTGGCCGGACTTCTTGAGCTCGTAGTTGATGTTATGAGTGCGCATCTGGAGTTGCAGATTCTGGTCGCGCTGGAAGCCCTTGCTGCACACTGTGCAAATGTACCGACCGGTGGCCAGCGGATCCTCCGGCCGCAGCGCCACCACCTCTGCACTAGGATCTGGTAATCCAAATTTTTTGTTTTGCCATCAATTTTAATGGCCAGcaattttagatgatcatatagACACCACATACGTTCACACAAAAATGAGAAAGATATTATATGGTTCATTACTAAATCTAATATGCAGTTTGAACTTTAAAAATCCTAAATTTTTGCATGTATTACTAAATTTGTATGAAGCACAGTTAAATCTTATTGTTCTACTTGCTATTGTCATATACATACAAATTAGTTACTGAGTGAACATTAAATAGCATTCTGAGTTAGTATAGACATGTCAAAAGTAAACACAGAGACTCAATAATAAGATCTTCTGATCTTGTGCAATACCACCGCAGCCCTTACCAAAGTTGGCTGACATCTTCAGACTGGATAGATTTATTTTAAACAAGAAAAATTCATGCATAGAGCTATGGTTTTTGAGCATTCAACTTATATTTGCTAAATACCCCAATATAGGCTAAATTCAATAATCAAACTTAGAAAAAACTTGGTTTATTTTCATCATATAAGTTCAACTTTTAGCACATATTAATCAATATAATAGCATTTAATATTGACTCAAAATCAGATTGCACAGTTGGACAAGATAATAGGTATCAGAATTCCTACCTAGACACCCTGCTGGCCTGGttgttcttttctcctttttagaTGGGTTACGATTTGGTTGGTCATGGTTGCCTTGGGCTAAGCTGCCTACAGTAGAAACCCTTCTTGGCATATCTTCCTTGTGTGTAGCTAGGGCTGCAACCAGAACAATCTGATATCCATATCATAAGAGAAGAAAAATATGTGCAGAAGTAAAAGCGTGCATGTTTGATCAGCATTATTGCATTGTATTTATATCTGCATCTATAATGCTGTTATATACGGAAACATTTGCATTAAATAAAAACATGAAAAACACAGTGAGGAAATTGGAACTGTGGGTTAATTATTTCTATGCATTAATGATTTATTTCTTCTCCAAAAGAATGGGGTATTGGAGTTTCCTTTGGATTCAAGAATGATCTGCACACTGAGATTTGCCCATATTTAGGATTATTGTTTTTGTCATTATACTGATGAAATAAAAAATGTTTATGAACAGAGAgatttctttgttgactttgggtcTCTCTCTATATTTATATGTATAACCATGCGTGTCTTAGATTAATTGTTTGTACATTCAATAAAAGCAACATGTTTGAATTACACAGTCAAATTATGTGCAATAATATAAGAATTAACTAAGATTAAcatgttaaattaggaattgtttGGATTCATTATGTTGAATGGCACTTCAATGACTCATCATCTTGATAAAACTTCTTAACCTGAACACTGCAAGCATGCTCTAAAAGAAACTGAACTGTACATGGCAATACATGTCAAATGTTAACTATAATCAATGCTAATTATGAGTTGTCAAGgggaaaatccaaaaataaaaaattctagcTAACTTGAATCCCTTCATATAAACATATCGTACCAATCATATATCTGAAAGAAATAGCACATGCAATAAAATTTGACTTCATATCCTTGTTAACAACCTcatcattacttatgcttcatgtttggtcttgttcttttttgttatacTACAACTGCTATCCATATTGGGCCTCCAATATATCTATCATACCATACAATAAAGATCTGTTTTGATACTAAAATTACTAGCCTTGATTGAATTAATGTTAGTCATAAACAGTGCATGTCTCCTACAAAGGAAACTGAATTAAGACATGGTAATACTAGTATACAGTAGGTGTTGTTAATACGAAATATGAGTTGTCAAGGAGGAAAAACCAAAGAAGAAACTTAATTTTTGGCTAACTTGAATCCCTTAATAGTTAATACAAACATAAATCTGTATATATCCTAAAAGAAACAACACATGCAACAAAGTCTGTATATATCCTTATGTTAACAAAATTATTATTTCCTATTTTTCATGTTAGATGTTGTTCTTGTTTTGCTATGACAACATCCATATTTAGTCTCCAATATATCTACGATATC is from Zingiber officinale cultivar Zhangliang chromosome 7B, Zo_v1.1, whole genome shotgun sequence and encodes:
- the LOC122004339 gene encoding uncharacterized protein LOC122004339 yields the protein MSANFDPSAEVVALRPEDPLATGRYICTVCSKGFQRDQNLQLQMRTHNINYELKKSGHTPSRRKKSAHNIDGLRVENGSVIDLCLGSSFSLMNSTEKSAGFGSTNRSLTNMCLYGTGEKASVQANSTAKNDFLDNTSASLTETGQKSNPSTAIPMLGSLSFMNNNTSQQFQAPVISGSSSGSTLLQKVGLMNSTAIAPLPSYFSGLVMKTPTNLFQTQQQEHMLSPAPEPSFLTSLPNLKSVPGNINSFSHHTQENDHSNLSRSAFSIYCPEYGDISSNNSPVTSYFRNFADSTDFYSWQKCKASAGFVNYFPDSTMASGNFPTGNPIQSLVNPYTLSGNIVPSSGRMMEIGGQSMMKPAETVYLPPRPMASSAVMRQKEEEVFDDGVTMNLLRLQEEGGGGRRVGRSPREHQNNNGAEIRDSD